The following DNA comes from Camelina sativa cultivar DH55 chromosome 14, Cs, whole genome shotgun sequence.
ttcattcatttttatatagttattgttgttattatttactaaaacaaatttatgttattttttactattttaatatttaattaattttattacatttgttttttatttattttttactattatcaattataactaataaatatgcaatgaatgaatatttaaaaataacattttcttaatgcaaaaagaaatatataacattGATTAGGAGgaatgagaaaagagaaaagttacctttatatatatagatagatattgTTTAAAAGCAAACTTACCTATTGAAGGACATTACTCCATCTGTATAACTTTACCATCCTTAAACATCTCACAATAGAAAATCTCAAACActttcaaagcaaaaaaaaaaaaaaagaattagaattGGGTTGTTGCAGTTGCTTAAGTTATAATACATGAAGTTCATCATTACATTACTGGTCATTGCTTTTGTCATGTCGTCTTTGGCCTCGACCAAAGCACTGGATGTTAGAGTTTCGAGGGAAGAGGAGAAAGTGGCTTGCGTCGAGACAGATCTTCAAGTATGCCTACCAGCGTTAGAAACCGGAAGGCCACCATCTACGGAATGTTGTAGAAACTTGAAAAAACAACAGTCGTGTCTATGTGATTACATGAAAAACCCATCTATTGATAAGTATCTTAAACCTGCTAGAAAAGTTTTCCATGCTTGTGGTATGCTTTATCCAAGTTGTTGAATTTtcaaatgtttataaaataattaccAATGTAATCTTATTCTGGTAAAACTTTCTCAAtccatatatttaatttttaataaataaaaaatatctctataattattaatttatgctatataataatatacacatGACTTctattaaataaatgaataccACTATAAattaatcccctatataataaaacggaagtacacgacatttttttgtagactatataatagatatatttatgattttttggttataaacttgtgaCATAGGTGTATCATAATATACGAGTTAGTCTGATTTTTGGTAAGTAAGGATAGTATGGtattagttaattatagtaacatataaatcaattataggtaacatttaaaagataaggaaatctctcaacctaattaaaacaaaaatatgtgattcttctttcacatttattttattttatattttaattattttaattttttatctaatatatttagttaataaaatttatgattttttctgcatatgatgtaaactattatttttttaaacagacatatattgctcaactaatgaataaaaaaaatatacaaaatgcccTACATCACCTAATAAAACtaggcaaagattcaaagtcatattaataaaaaagagaccaaaatgattctgaatacaaatgagcaGAAgtttatgcattttattatggttctttattttaaagaattttaacttttaataactttaaaaattcaaatgtataacttttttaaaattttaaagattattaatatttcaattattaaaacatttatctttttataaaatgtttaagatatgaataatatttaaactttatcagaagttcaaatattataagtattttaatttctaaaataataaaatttattcaaacattttaaattttaataatatatacgaattaatatattatatgacGGATTATATGGCATGACATGTTTGAGctgatattaataaaaaaattaaaatgtcattaattcggtgctacacgagtaaaatatcatctcattattttgtgaacttttaaaaaactttaaagattattaatatttcaattattaaaacatttaatttctataaatgtttaagatattaataataactaactttataagaagttcaaatattataagtagttcaatttctaaaaaaaaaactttattaaaacattttaattttaaaaaatatatatttagatttttatgaagttttttctgcggtgtacaacgaattaaaatatcacacgacGGATAATATGGCTagacatgtttgagtagatagtaatagaaacttaaaatgtcattaattcggtgctacatggataaaatatcatctcattactttgttaacaatatgaatattagattaatagacgTATCCaattaaatcgattaattaatactgtaacaaaataattaatatgcgaTATAGTGTAAgttaagtcatataattaataatcaaaatacaatatatacttttaaaaactaaacaaaaaaaaaataacaaacaaaaattaatattttaatcaaataacttaaactgCAGTGTACCACaggtcaaaatctagatctactagaatagatcttacaaaatagatgttattttcataagttatattcaacatatgatttcatgaCATGgtgtttgagcaaaaaaaaaattaaaacaaataaaacaatcatatatataacagtttaagtaaaaattacaaaataaataaaataaatattacttcTATTATACACCCAACATAACTAATTTACAAAGGTTGTACTGTACGTATAAAAGTCACTTTCTTATTTAAGATTTACAGATATTTTACTTCGTTGTTTTGTTACTTtcttaataactttttttatagtaaaattttggaGGTCTTCATAGATTTGAAATCATTTGATCATATCAAActtatgtataataaattaaggGTAAATTTctacccccaaaaaaaaacaaaaaaataagggtAAATTAATTTACTGTATCTAAAATCAATTTCCTAATTCAATactctgtttgttttgtttgataaaagaaaaattattaactgttttttttagATACTAGTTGTTCAAATTTCTTTTCGAATCATCACACTTTTAAAGCTTAGATTTCTTCAAGGATGGGGATCTGAGAATGTTAACTGTCAAATTTCTTCAATGCTTAAGATTAGCGTTACATTAATGTTAAGTCCTCTTTGAACGGAAAGAGTTCTCCACCTCCGGAGTCACCTTAAACGCCGCCTGCAGAACCTATGGTGTCAAAGCCTCCCACACCGATGTCCTTCCAGCCAAATATGTGAAAATTGGACTGCAAAAAAACACGAGAAAATAGtttcagacttttttttttgtttgattcaatcTAGAAACGCATATGAATGtttgactgatttttttttagaccAATCAAACATTTTTGAGGCACCAGTTTTACACCACTAACTAGTATCCCCATATTCATCATATTGTCACGTCCCAGACAGCCAGAATAAGTCCCCCGTATACCataattttaaaccaaactCCGGTTAACCTAAACCAAACAACCTGTACTATGTgtaaaaatcattttcttaatttttcttttatagattCACAGAtcatttacttctttttgttttattcctttccaaattaattttatttgtaagtaACCTTCGAAGATTTACATAGATTTGATTTCATATTGTATTCATATCAAACCTCTATATAAATTAGTATTATTCTACATATccattgatgattttgatttccTTACAATTAAGTATTTCTAAGGCATTGCTTTCAAATCTTGATTGTTTGATTCCAATTAATAATATGTGTTACATGTAGATTTAAAAATGTACTGAAAGACATGATACtctaccttctttttttttttttttttttgtcaaagacaTGATAACTCTACCTTAAAACACACTTTCCTATTGCAAAACATTACTCCATCTATATATTTGCTTCACCAATCCTTAAACAAATCTCATAATCAATATTTCGGACATTttctaaacaaaagaaaaaaaaaaaaaaaaaaaaaaaaaaaNNNNNNNNNNNNNNNNNNNNNNNNNNNNNNNNNNNNNNNNNNNNNNNNNNNNNNNNNNNNNNNNNNNNNNNNNNNNNNNNNNNNNNNNNNNNNNNNNNNNNNNNNNNNNNNNNNNNNNNNNNNNNNNNNNNNNNNNNNNNNNNNNNNNNNNNNNNNNNNNNNNNNNNNNNNNNNNNNNNNNNNNNNNNNNNNNNNNNNNNNNNNNNNNNNNNNNNNNNNNNNNNNNNNNNNNNNNNNNNNNNNNNNNNNNNNNNNNNNNNNNNNNNNNNNNNNNNNNNNNNNNNNNNNNNNNNNNNNNNNNNNNNNNNNNNNNNNNNNNNNNNNNNNNNNNNNNNNNNNNNNNNNNNNNNNNNNNNNNNNNNNNNNNNNNNNNNNNNNNNNNNNNNNNNNNNNNNNNNNNNNNNNNNNNNNNNNNNNNNNNNNNAAAAAAAAATAGGTAGAAATTAAAGGAGGTTTTAAGAAACAAGACATGATGATGAAGTTCATAACACTAGTTTTCATCGCGTTTGTTATCTCAACTCTGGCTCCAACAAAAGCAGAGGAGAAAGCGGCATGCGCTGTGACTGATCTTATACCATGTCTATCAGCACTACAAGGCTGGAGCTCACCATCAACCGAATGTTGCATGATATTAAAAGATAAGCAATCGTGTTTTTGTGATTATTTAAAAGATCCCCGGATTGGTGGTCCATATTTGTCAGCtgctaaaaatattttagtggCTTGTAATGTACCTATTCCTACTTGttgacattttaaaatatttataaaataattctgAATGTTATAGttataaaaatcatatgcaACAATGTTTCATCATATTTTAGTGtattatgctttgttttttttaagagaaaactTATTTTAACTAACGACTTAGTTAATGACGAATTTATTTTGAATCAAGGTTTCTTAGAAGACTCATCATATATAAaatgctttttattttgttttatcaatgAGAACAAGAACCGGtccaggaaaacaaaaaaacccaaatcatattaaaaaaaaaaaaaaaagatcaaagataaaaaaaaaaaaagaaaagctggTTCTTGTTCTCctttactttcttcttcttcttcacttggaAGGAGGGAAGAAAATGGCGTCAGCAGTTCTCCTTGAACGGAAAGAGTTCTCCACCTCCGGAGTCACCTTAAACGCCGCCTGCAGAACCTCTGGTGACAAAGCCTTCCACACCGATGTCCTTCCAGCCAAATGTGTGAAAATTGGActacaaaaacacaaagagatAGTTACAAACTTTTTAGTTTCATAATTCATTCAATCTAAAAACTCAAATGGGAActgtagagaaaaaaaaagttcttacTCAGGAGTAGTGACAATGGAGAACCAAGACATGCCATCAGAATCAGCAATCTTTGAAACCACAAAGAACCTTGGCACAATGAAGAGAGAA
Coding sequences within:
- the LOC109128634 gene encoding non-specific lipid-transfer protein 2P-like, translating into MMMKFITLVFIAFVISTLAPTKAEEKAACAVTDLIPCLSALQGWSSPSTECCMILKDKQSCFCDYLKDPRIGGPYLSAAKNILVACNVPIPTC